Proteins from a genomic interval of Euleptes europaea isolate rEulEur1 chromosome 18, rEulEur1.hap1, whole genome shotgun sequence:
- the PRSS8 gene encoding prostasin has protein sequence MRTEEAPPPPPPPPAPGGSPPQSTCPRDYLAQLRRGSCTWTRRQEDMAGPLPPRGMLLGLLLACVVKETSAQNVLCGVPALGRIVGGTDAQSGQWPWQVSLNIHGTHHVCGGTLITPEWVITAAHCFPSVNPKEIYDVTLGAFQLKNPTQEMVVRQVERVIKHPDYVENEGSKGDIALVKLKQPVAYSRTVRPICLPASSVSFPVGMKCTVTGWGNVLTSTSLPSPKTLQQLDVPILGTDTCRCLYSLNPDPEDPHIIHNDMMCAGHAEGRKDACQGDSGGPLSCRVGNAWLLAGVVSWGDACGAPNRPGVYIRTSNYAAWIKKNIPEMEFSQATVDMAPVSEEGMCPNVTAGRPGRYDEMQPQPGWARPITPRPPSSENTASWARPANLPVLFLLLLSLCYLL, from the exons ATGCGCACAgaggaggcgccgccgccgccgccgccgccacctgcgCCAG GTGGCTCCCCGCCCCAGTCCACCTGCCCGAGGGACTACCTGGCGCAGCTCCGGCGGGGCTCTTGCACTTGGACGCGCCGGCAGGAGGACATGGCGGGGCCGCTGCCACCTCGCGGGATGCTCCTCGGCCTCTTGCTGGCCTGCG TCGTAAAAGAGACCAGCGCTCAAAATG TGTTATGTGGGGTGCCCGCCCTGGGGCGGATCGTGGGCGGCACAGATGCCCAGAGCGGACAGTGGCCCTGGCAGGTTAGCCTTAATATCCACGGAACGCATCATGTCTGTGGAGGCACCCTCATCACCCCTGAGTGGGTGATCACGGCAGCCCACTGCTTTCCCAG CGTGAACCCGAAGGAGATTTACGACGTGACCCTGGGGGCCTTCCAGCTCAAAAACCCCACGCAGGAGATGGTAGTGAGGCAGGTGGAGAGGGTCATCAAACATCCCGACTATGTGGAAAACGAAGGGTCTAAAGGGGACATCGCCCTGGTGAAGCTCAAGCAGCCGGTCGCGTACAGCCGCACCGTCCGGCCCATCTGCCTTCCCGCCTCTTCTGTCAGCTTCCCCGTCGGCATGAAGTGCACCGTCACTGGCTGGGGCAATGTGCTCACATCTA CCAGCCTCCCTTCACCCAAGACCCTGCAGCAGCTAGACGTGCCCATTCTTGGGACCGACACCTGCCGCTGCCTGTACAGTTTGAACCCTGATCCTGAGGACCCCCACATCATCCACAATGACATGATGTGCGCTGGCCATGCTGAGGGCAGGAAGGATGCCTGtcag GGTGACTCCGGAGGACCCCTGTCCTGCCGCGTAGGCAACGCCTGGCTCCTGGCCGGGGTTGTAAGCTGGGGAGATGCATGCGGGGCCCCCAACAGGCCTGGTGTCTATATTCGCACCTCGAACTATGCTGCCTGGATTAAGAAGAACATCCCAGAGATGGAGTTCAGCCAAGCGACTGTCGATATGGCGCCCGTGTCCGAGGAGGGCATGTGCCCCAATGTTACAGCTGGCCGGCCAGGCCGTTACGATGAGATGCAGCCTCAGCCAGGCTGGGCCCGTCCAATCACCCCTAGACCACCTTCCTCGGAAAACACCGCCTCCTGGGCCCGCCCGGCCAACCTGCCcgtccttttcctccttctcctgagCCTCTGTTACCTCCTATAA
- the KAT8 gene encoding histone acetyltransferase KAT8, translated as MAAAAGPGGGETTVAAGNDDGGGGGREVERGSPPGSDPRRLGPGGREEEEAAPGPGSAGVPAGQSHAPSSPPPREAEVTVEIGETYLCRRGDGTWHSAEVIQSRINEQEAREEFYVHYVGFNRRLDEWVDKNRLALTKTVKDAVQKNTDQYMNELSEQPERKITRNQKRKHDEINHVQKTYAEMDPTTAALEKEHEAITKVKYVDKIHIGNYEIDAWYFSPFPEDYGKQPKLWICEYCLKYMKFEKTYRYHLGQCQWRQPPGKEIYRKNNISVYEVDGKDHKIYCQNLCLLAKLFLDHKTLYFDVEPFVFYILTEVDRQGAHIVGYFSKEKESPDGNNVACILTLPPYQRRGYGKFLIAFSYELSKLESTVGSPEKPLSDLGKLSYRSYWSWVLLEILRDFRGTLSIKDLSQMTSITQNDIISTLQSLNMVKYWKGQHVICVTPKLVEEHLKSAQYKKPPITVDSLCLRWAPPKHKQAKISKK; from the exons ATGGCAGCGGCCGCGGGGCCCGGAGGGGGCGAGACCACCGTCGCCGCCGGGAACGatgacggcggcggcggcgggagagAAGTGGAAAGGGGGAGCCCCCCCGGCTCGGACCCACGACGCCTGGGGCCGGGGGGgcgagaagaagaggaggcggcgcCGGGGCCAGGCAGCGCGGGGGTCCCGGCCGGCCAAAGCCACGCGCCCTCGTCGCCGCCCCCCCGAGAGGCCGAAGTCACCGTGGAGATCGGCGAGACCTACCTGTGTCGGCGAGGGGACGGGACCTGGC ACTCTGCTGAAGTGATCCAGTCTCGGATCAATGAACAAGAAGCCAGGGAGGAATTTTACGTGCACTATGTTGGCT TCAACCGGCGTCTGGATGAGTGGGTGGACAAGAACCGTTTGGCCCTCACAAAAACTGTCAAAGATGCTGTGCAGAAGAACACTGACCAGTACATGAACGAGCTGTCCGAACAGCCAGAGCGCAAGATCACCCGCAACCAGAAGCGGAAACATGACGAGATCAACCACGTACAGAAG ACTTATGCTGAGATGGATCCTACCACAGCCGCTTTGGAGAAGGAGCACGAAGCA ATTACCAAAGTGAAATACGTGGACAAGATCCATATTGGGAACTATGAGATCGACGCTTGGTATTTCTCGCCTTTCCCAGAGGATTATGGGAAGCAACCAAAGCTGTGGATCTGCGAGTACTGCCTCAAGTACATGAAGTTTGAGAAGACCTACCGCTATCACCTT GGCCAGTGCCAGTGGAGGCAACCACCAGGCAAGGAGATCTACCGCAAGAACAACATCTCTGTGTACGAGGTGGATGGCAAAGATCACAAG ATTTACTGCCAGAATCTCTGTCTCTTGGCCAAGCTCTTCCTGGACCACAAGACCCTCTATTTTGATGTGGAGCCCTTTGTTTTCTACATTCTTACTGAGGTCGACCGGCAAGGGGCCCATATCGTTGGCTATTTTTCCAAG GAGAAAGAGTCTCCAGATGGTAACAATGTGGCCTGCATCCTCACTTTGCCCCCATACCAGAGGAGAGGTTATGGAAAGTTTCTCATCGCTTTCA GCTATGAGCTCTCCAAGCTGGAAAGCACCGTGGGTTCCCCAGAGAAGCCTCTCTCAGACCTAGGCAAGCTGAGCTATCGGAGCTACTGGTCATGGGTGCTGCTGGAGATCCTCCGGGATTTCCGGGGCACTCTTTCCATCAAAGATCTCAG CCAGATGACGAGCATCACACAAAATGACATCATCAGTACGCTGCAGTCGCTGAATATGGTCAAGTACTGGAAGGGACAGCATGTTATCTGTGTCACCCCCAAGCTGGTTGAAGAGCACCTCAAAAGTGCCCAGTATAAGAAGCCTCCCATCACAG tggatTCCCTCTGCCTGAGATGGGCACCTCCAAAACACAAGCAAGCCAAGATTTCCAAGAAGTGA